A genomic window from Tolypothrix sp. PCC 7910 includes:
- a CDS encoding ImmA/IrrE family metallo-endopeptidase yields MSLIEKLSPEFRQRCEAIATEQRSLLGVRAFEALPAETLATKLGATLLTPDQVPSLEAQQITLLLNSDQWSAAIICYSPILIVCNPRHAATRRESNLMHEIAHLLLNHQPVGFDYVTGQPKRQQNNEDEATFLGGCLQIPKRGLLWAIQRKMFLPQIAAHFGASEAMVQFRSNVTGVSIPC; encoded by the coding sequence ATGTCATTAATTGAAAAACTATCACCTGAGTTTCGACAACGCTGTGAGGCGATCGCAACTGAACAAAGAAGCTTGCTGGGAGTGCGGGCGTTTGAAGCATTACCAGCAGAAACCCTAGCAACCAAGTTAGGAGCAACACTTCTCACACCCGATCAAGTCCCCAGTTTAGAGGCACAGCAAATTACATTATTACTAAATAGCGATCAATGGTCGGCGGCAATTATATGCTATAGCCCAATCTTAATTGTTTGTAACCCGCGTCATGCAGCTACACGTCGGGAATCCAATTTGATGCATGAGATAGCTCATCTGTTGCTTAATCATCAACCTGTTGGCTTTGATTATGTAACAGGACAACCGAAACGCCAACAAAACAATGAAGATGAAGCAACTTTTCTAGGGGGATGCTTGCAAATTCCCAAACGTGGTTTACTGTGGGCAATACAGCGAAAAATGTTCTTACCTCAAATTGCTGCACACTTTGGTGCTAGTGAAGCAATGGTTCAGTTTCGTAGCAATGTAACTGGTGTCTCTATTCCCTGTTAA
- the psbB gene encoding photosystem II chlorophyll-binding protein CP47, with protein sequence MGLPWYRVHTVVLNDPGRLISVHLMHTALVAGWAGSMALYELAIYDPSDAVLNPMWRQGMFVLPFMARLGVTQSWGGWSVTGAPATDPGFWSFEGVAAAHIILSGLLFLAAVWHWVYWDLELFRDPRTGEPALDLPKMFGIHLFLSGLLCFGFGAFHLTGLYGPGMWVSDAFGVTGSVQPVAPEWGPDGFNPFNPGGIVAHHIAAGIVGIIAGLFHLTVRPPERLYKALRMGNIETVLSSSIAAVFFAAFVVAGTMWYGNATTPIELFGPTRYQWDQGYFHQEIERRVQSNLAQGASLSEAWSQIPEKLAFYDYVGNSPAKGGLFRTGQMNKGDGIAQSWQGHAVFKDSEGRELTVRRLPNFFETFPVILTDADGVIRADIPFRRAESKYSFEQSGVTVSFYGGNLDGQTITDPAEVKKYARKAQGGEIFEFDRETLNSDGVFRTSPRGWFTFGHAVFALLFFFGHLWHGARTIYRDVFAGVEADLEEQVEWGLFQKVGDKTTRRKEAL encoded by the coding sequence ATGGGACTACCCTGGTACCGAGTACATACAGTCGTTCTGAATGATCCAGGACGGCTGATTTCTGTACACTTGATGCACACAGCTCTAGTAGCCGGCTGGGCTGGTTCGATGGCACTCTACGAACTAGCTATTTACGACCCCAGTGATGCAGTTCTCAACCCTATGTGGCGTCAAGGGATGTTTGTGTTACCCTTCATGGCACGTCTGGGTGTAACTCAATCTTGGGGTGGTTGGAGCGTTACTGGTGCTCCAGCAACTGATCCTGGTTTCTGGTCATTTGAAGGCGTTGCTGCTGCTCACATTATTCTTTCTGGTCTGTTGTTTTTAGCCGCAGTTTGGCACTGGGTTTACTGGGATCTGGAACTCTTTAGAGATCCTCGTACAGGTGAACCAGCTCTAGACTTGCCAAAGATGTTTGGTATTCACCTATTTTTATCTGGTTTACTCTGCTTTGGCTTCGGTGCTTTTCACCTGACTGGACTATACGGCCCAGGAATGTGGGTTTCTGATGCTTTTGGAGTGACAGGTAGCGTCCAACCAGTAGCGCCTGAATGGGGCCCAGATGGCTTTAACCCCTTTAATCCTGGTGGTATTGTTGCTCACCATATAGCTGCTGGTATTGTCGGCATTATTGCAGGCTTATTCCACCTGACAGTTAGACCACCCGAACGGCTTTATAAAGCTTTACGGATGGGTAACATTGAAACCGTGCTTTCTAGCAGTATTGCTGCAGTATTCTTTGCTGCCTTTGTAGTAGCCGGTACTATGTGGTATGGGAACGCTACCACTCCCATTGAACTGTTTGGCCCTACCCGTTACCAATGGGATCAAGGTTACTTCCATCAAGAAATTGAGCGCCGCGTGCAAAGTAATCTTGCTCAAGGTGCATCTCTTTCGGAAGCTTGGTCACAAATTCCTGAAAAACTTGCCTTCTACGATTACGTCGGCAATAGCCCTGCCAAAGGCGGTTTATTCCGTACAGGGCAAATGAACAAAGGTGATGGTATTGCTCAATCTTGGCAAGGTCATGCGGTATTCAAAGATTCTGAAGGCAGAGAATTGACTGTGCGTCGTCTGCCCAACTTCTTTGAAACCTTCCCAGTAATCTTGACCGACGCAGATGGTGTCATCCGCGCTGATATTCCTTTCCGTCGAGCAGAATCCAAATATAGCTTTGAACAATCTGGTGTAACTGTTAGCTTCTATGGTGGCAATCTAGATGGACAGACCATCACAGATCCCGCTGAAGTGAAAAAATACGCCCGTAAAGCTCAAGGCGGTGAAATATTTGAATTTGACCGGGAAACCTTGAACTCTGATGGGGTATTCCGTACTAGCCCCAGAGGTTGGTTTACCTTTGGACACGCTGTATTTGCTCTCTTATTCTTCTTTGGTCACCTGTGGCATGGTGCTCGCACAATATACCGCGACGTATTTGCTGGTGTAGAAGCAGATCTAGAAGAGCAAGTGGAATGGGGCCTATTCCAAAAAGTGGGTGACAAGACAACCCGCCGTAAGGAAGCTCTCTAA
- a CDS encoding 30S ribosomal protein S1 — MVNQNLTATEIGFTHEDFAALLDKYDYHFSPGDIVPGTVFSIEPRGALIDIGAKTAAYIPIQEMSINRVDSPEEVLQSNETREFFILTDENEDGQLTLSIRRIEYMRAWERVRQLQAEDATVRSGVFATNRGGALVRIEGLRGFIPGSHISTRKPKEELVGEELPLKFLEVDEERNRLVLSHRRALVERKMNRLEVGEVVIGTVRGIKPYGAFIDIGGVSGLLHISEISHEHIDTPHSVFNVNDEVKVMIIDLDAERGRISLSTKQLEPEPGDMIKNRDLVYDKAEEMAAKYREQLLAKQQGVTAVAADTLVEEEIPAAIEEEIPAAIEE; from the coding sequence ATGGTCAATCAGAATTTAACCGCTACAGAAATTGGATTTACTCACGAAGATTTCGCTGCTCTACTTGATAAGTACGATTATCACTTTAGCCCTGGCGATATTGTACCAGGTACAGTTTTCAGTATAGAGCCGCGCGGCGCTCTGATTGACATAGGTGCGAAAACAGCAGCATACATACCTATACAAGAAATGTCTATTAACCGGGTAGATAGCCCGGAAGAAGTTTTACAGTCTAACGAAACTCGGGAATTTTTTATTCTTACTGACGAAAACGAAGATGGTCAATTGACCCTTTCAATCCGTCGTATTGAATATATGCGAGCTTGGGAGCGTGTGCGGCAGCTGCAAGCTGAAGATGCTACTGTGCGCTCAGGTGTATTTGCTACTAATCGTGGTGGTGCATTAGTGCGGATTGAGGGATTGCGTGGCTTTATTCCCGGTTCCCACATCAGCACTCGCAAACCCAAAGAAGAACTGGTAGGTGAAGAACTACCTTTGAAATTCCTGGAAGTAGATGAAGAACGGAACCGCCTAGTGCTATCTCATCGTCGGGCGCTAGTTGAGCGGAAGATGAACCGCCTCGAAGTTGGTGAAGTTGTGATCGGTACAGTACGAGGTATTAAACCCTACGGTGCGTTCATTGATATCGGTGGTGTCAGTGGCTTGCTACACATCTCCGAAATTTCCCACGAGCATATTGATACCCCTCACAGTGTCTTTAACGTCAATGATGAAGTCAAAGTTATGATCATTGACCTGGATGCAGAGAGAGGACGGATTTCGTTGTCTACCAAGCAGCTGGAACCCGAACCTGGTGACATGATTAAAAATCGTGATTTAGTTTACGATAAAGCTGAAGAAATGGCAGCTAAGTATCGTGAACAGTTGCTAGCAAAACAACAAGGAGTTACTGCCGTAGCTGCTGATACCCTAGTGGAAGAAGAAATTCCAGCAGCTATCGAAGAAGAAATTCCAGCAGCTATCGAGGAATAA
- a CDS encoding HEPN domain-containing protein, translated as MLEDIKQLPFNSDFRILGLFTIIELLITHKPIDTGDSITRQVSTKIPLLSRRFCKQLDYSQFFQGANESTIWKKLYAYRSSIAHGSQPDFIKDLSILKSSSKARDFLELFVKMLLRHSLKEPQLYTDLKEC; from the coding sequence ATGCTTGAAGATATTAAGCAACTGCCTTTTAATTCTGATTTCAGAATTCTGGGACTATTTACTATTATTGAATTATTAATTACACATAAACCAATCGATACCGGAGATTCAATAACGCGACAAGTTTCAACTAAAATACCTTTATTATCACGTCGCTTCTGCAAACAACTAGATTATTCTCAATTCTTTCAAGGCGCAAATGAAAGCACAATTTGGAAAAAACTTTATGCATACAGAAGTAGTATAGCACATGGGAGTCAGCCAGATTTTATAAAAGATTTATCAATATTAAAAAGTAGTTCTAAAGCAAGAGATTTTCTAGAATTATTTGTAAAAATGCTTTTACGTCACTCTTTAAAAGAACCTCAGCTATATACGGATTTGAAAGAATGCTGA
- a CDS encoding photosystem II reaction center protein T, translating to MESVAYILIFTLCIGVLFFAIAFREPPRIAKKDD from the coding sequence ATGGAAAGCGTTGCGTACATCTTAATTTTCACCCTGTGTATAGGAGTTCTCTTCTTTGCGATCGCATTTCGCGAACCCCCCCGCATTGCGAAAAAAGATGATTAG
- a CDS encoding helix-turn-helix domain-containing protein → MGSYLDIEKLASLVRKKRSSRGLRETAAEIGNVSPSTLSRVESGKMPDMETFLALCNWLQVPPAELFKTTDADQLNTPEAIAIQLRADKNLDPAIANALASLVKAAYRDLSQKDDELKQGS, encoded by the coding sequence ATGGGAAGTTATTTAGATATAGAAAAGTTAGCAAGCCTAGTCCGCAAAAAACGAAGTAGCAGAGGACTGCGGGAAACGGCGGCGGAGATTGGTAATGTTAGTCCATCTACTCTTTCCAGAGTAGAGAGTGGCAAAATGCCTGATATGGAAACTTTTCTCGCACTTTGTAACTGGCTACAAGTGCCACCTGCTGAGTTATTTAAAACTACAGATGCAGATCAATTGAATACACCTGAAGCGATCGCTATTCAATTACGCGCTGACAAAAATCTTGATCCAGCGATCGCCAATGCTCTAGCGTCTCTAGTCAAAGCAGCCTATCGCGACCTTTCTCAAAAAGATGACGAATTGAAGCAAGGCTCATAA
- a CDS encoding HAD family hydrolase, with protein MVTIKCRNVTFPNIEAVIFDKNGTLEDSETYLRSLAQRTARLIDAQIPGIGEPLLMAFGVNSNNLDPAGIIAVASRRETEIAAAAYIAETGRGWFESLKIARHTLDEAEQYLGQTPSPLFAGTLEVIKSLSQAELKLGILSAATTQEVQMFVAHHQLGSYLQLQMGVDEGPSKPDPILFLQACQALGVEPNATLMVGDSVGDMQMARNAKAAGCVGITWISKSDHVQGADVVIHQLDEIQIVKS; from the coding sequence TTGGTAACCATTAAATGTAGGAATGTCACATTTCCTAATATCGAAGCAGTTATATTTGACAAAAACGGTACATTAGAAGATTCAGAAACTTATTTGCGATCGCTTGCACAAAGAACAGCACGGTTAATAGACGCGCAAATCCCTGGTATTGGGGAACCTTTATTAATGGCCTTTGGTGTGAACAGTAATAACCTTGATCCAGCAGGTATCATTGCAGTCGCAAGCCGCCGCGAAACAGAAATTGCCGCTGCTGCATATATTGCTGAAACAGGTAGAGGATGGTTTGAGTCTTTAAAAATTGCTCGTCACACTTTAGATGAAGCGGAACAATATCTTGGTCAAACGCCTTCGCCATTATTTGCTGGTACCTTAGAAGTGATTAAATCACTCTCTCAAGCAGAACTAAAACTCGGCATTCTCTCGGCTGCAACAACTCAAGAAGTGCAAATGTTTGTAGCACATCACCAGCTAGGTAGTTATCTGCAGCTACAAATGGGAGTAGATGAAGGGCCTAGTAAACCAGATCCCATACTTTTTTTGCAAGCTTGTCAAGCATTGGGAGTAGAACCCAATGCCACACTGATGGTAGGTGATTCTGTTGGTGATATGCAAATGGCTCGCAATGCTAAAGCCGCAGGTTGTGTTGGCATCACTTGGATTAGTAAATCAGATCATGTCCAAGGTGCAGATGTGGTGATTCATCAACTTGATGAAATTCAAATTGTAAAGTCTTAA